The following coding sequences are from one Melanotaenia boesemani isolate fMelBoe1 chromosome 19, fMelBoe1.pri, whole genome shotgun sequence window:
- the LOC121630359 gene encoding cingulin-like protein 1, whose amino-acid sequence MQGKNETKQENNMALDSSSSPSPLSPHLTTNKEEAEQARRVSHKSTVGLPFSSNLQRAGSIKDLISKFSGSTYFSCASPHSGPGRFLKSVSMEALNTAKSRSSPFMPSSAGPDESPVPRIIVNPFEENTQNGVERDSKVSCSEGGNSQKTDSEPRSTAQATDSGKDSVADSGMGSESELDLNKQTDSQSEEDPSTPRAVSTSQNPKYQLFLNNELRTNGSGGRDVNGSGGGGSVGGNSPRLARWETTRLGANNYQGSLESLASRDWDTGSDRLGIIDSPPRVFNSPYSTTTSMDYNPTYRMSEYKVQGGLSPSTSEMNLLSFNSRSTSPVGIPTSTLASSRTRFSAYDTLMRRRAEVNNTVAPVHYSARSTTLGGPSKKDFIEELTKQLDVCQKRNQFLEAESVEMEKERNQIRFEMRGLLVNNEDLLRTNTQLSKELKKMREQMIEMEKETQAIGERYRQMEIEVKEAREVMVEANTQEYAFNYLQQSLENKIQDAEDNLEKQTQHAQSLSEKLWRAERQLEELEIDKETKDKRSSELNSTIIRLETELGEALQAATQAAVELNLQQKLREDTQLRVEELEESLLEKDQEMQRLQGLVSRLQGEVSGKLIDKERTLEEEIQLRERLQLQCKQAERAVDDLTMELQSSYQAKDDLAKQLKQSQEKIIDLESDLEELHDSEQRWAHKHKRAIEQTEQLQLKLVQEKDLNDQLEIEKAAMERQLRELRMEVEDLQSSRVQDDIISRNESRVKELENMLRVEERNRTTLSNTISKLERKIKELSDQMEEEQRLATEQKDLMTQRIRSLKRQLNEVEEEASRKEVQYRHTQRELAEERETSSRLQRQLLDQHLQNKRKENLTIRQTLDNLRLDLSVDDEEDDQQLQQQTNSHTVV is encoded by the exons GCTCTCGATTCTTCTTCATCCCCATCACCGCTTAGTCCTCACCTAACCACCAACAAGGAAGAGGCAGAGCAGGCCCGGAGAGTCAGTCATAAATCAACTGTAGGCCTGCCTTTCAGTTCAAACCTGCAGCGAGCCGGCAGCATCAAAGACCTGATCAGTAAATTCTCAGGTTCAACTTACTTCTCATGTGCAAGTCCTCATTCTGGACCCGGCCGATTCCTTAAGTCTGTTTCGATGGAGGCTCTCAACACCGCAAAGTCTAGGTCAAGCCCATTCATGCCTAGCAGTGCTGGACCAGATGAGAGCCCAGTTCCAAGAATCATTGTGAATCCTTTTGAGGAAAACACTCAGAATGGGGTTGAAAGAGATTCCAAAGTTAGTTGTTCAGAGGGGGGCAACTCCCAGAAGACCGATTCAGAACCAAGGAGCACAGCACAAGCTACAGACTCTGGTAAAGACTCAGTGGCTGACTCTGGCATGGGATCG GAGTCTGAGCTGGATTTGAACAAGCAGActgacagccaatcagaggaggacCCCTCCACACCCAGAGCTGTGTCGACCAGCCAGAACCCCAAATATCAGCTGTTCCTAAACAACGAGCTCAGAACTAATGGGTCAGGTGGCAGGGATGTCAATGGCTCAGGAGGGGGCGGGTCAGTTGGAGGGAACAGCCCCAGGCTGGCCAGATGGGAGACCACCCGGCTTGGGGCGAACAACTACCAAGGGTCcctggagtctctggcctcacggGACTGGGACACAGGTTCTGACAGG ctggGTATCATAGACAGCCCTCCCAGAGTGTTTAACAGCCCCTACTCCACAACCACCTCCATGGATTACAACCCAACGTACCGAATGTCAGAGTATAAG GTTCAGGGTGGACTGTCTCCGTCCACCTCAGAGATGAACCTGCTGAGCTTTAACAGTCGCAGCACCAGCCCAGTGGGTATACCCACATCCACCCTCGCCTCTTCCCGCACCCGATTCTCCGCCTACGACACACTGATGAGGAGGAGGGCCGAGGTCAACAACACT GTGGCCCCTGTCCATTACAGCGCACGCTCTACTACACTGGGGGGACCCAGTAAAAAAGACTTCATAGAGGAGCTGACCAAACAGCTGGATGTCTGTCAGAAG CGCAACCAGTTCCTGGAGGCAGAGAGCGTTGAGATGGAGAAGGAACGAAACCAGATCAG GTTCGAGATGCGCGGCCTGCTGGTGAACAACGAGGACCTGCTGAGGACCAACACTCAGCTGAGCAAAGAGCTGAAGAAGATGAGAGAGCAGATGAtagagatggagaaagaaacCCAGGCCATAGGGGAGAGATACAGACAGATGGAG ATTGAGGTGAAGGAAGCCCGGGAAGTGATGGTGGAGGCCAACACTCAGGAGTACGCCTTCAACTACCTCCAGCAGTCGCTGGAAAACAAGATCCAGGATGCCGAG GATAACCTGGAGAAGCAGACACAGCATGCTCAGAGTCTGTCTGAGAAGTTGTGGCGGGCAGAGAGACaactggaggagctggagattGACAAAGAGACCAAGGACAAGAGGTCGTCTGAACTCAACAGCACCATCATCAGACTAGAGACAGAG CTGGGAGAAGCCCTGCAGGCGGCCACGCAGGCAGCAGTGGAGCTGAACCTGCAGCAGAAACTGCGCGAGGACACCCAACTGAGGGTGGAAGAGCTGGAGGAGTCTCTGCTGGAGAAGGACCAGGAGATGCAAAGGCTGCAGGGCCTTGTCAGCAGACTGCAAGGAGAG GTCTCTGGTAAGCTGATTGACAAGGAGCGGACGCTGGAGGAAGAGATCCAGCTGAGAGagaggctgcagctgcagtGTAAGCAGGCAGAGAGGGCGGTGGACGATCTCACCATGGAGCTGCAAAGCAGTTATCAAGCTAAAGATGACCTAGCTAAACAACTAAAACAGTCTCAG GAGAAGATCATCGACTTGGAGAGCGATCTGGAGGAGCTGCACGACAGCGAGCAGAGATGGGCCCACAAACACAAGAGAGCAATCGAACAG ActgagcagctgcagctcaagTTGGTTCAGGAGAAAGATCTGAACGACCAGCTGGAAATAGAGAAGGCTGCCATGGAGAGACAG ttgcGTGAGCTGCGTATGGAGGTTGAGGATCTCCAGAGCTCCAGAGTTCAGGACGACATCATTTCCAGGAATGAGAGTCGAGTCAAGGAGTTGGAAAACATGCTGAGGGTTGAGGAAAG gaACAGAACAACTCTATCAAACACCATCAGTAAACTTGAGAGGAAGATCAAGGAGCTGAGTGatcagatggaggaggagcaacGGCTAGCTACTGAACAGAAAGACCTg ATGACGCAGAGGATCCGCTCCCTGAAACGCCAGCTGAATGAGGTCGAGGAGGAGGCGAGCAGGAAGGAGGTGCAATACCGCCACACCCAGAGAGAGCTGGCTGAGGAGAGAGAGACCAGCAGCCGTCTGCAGAGGCAGCTGCTCGACCAGCACCTGCAGAACAA GCGTAAGGAGAACCTGACAATCCGTCAGACTCTGGACAACCTGAGGTTGGACTTGAGCGTGGACGATGAAGAAGACGACCAGCAGcttcaacaacaaacaaacagtcaCACCGTAGTTTAA